From Desmodus rotundus isolate HL8 chromosome 12, HLdesRot8A.1, whole genome shotgun sequence, one genomic window encodes:
- the ZNF8 gene encoding zinc finger protein 8 isoform X2: MDPEQGAAALATATGPSTERLQEPVTFRDVAVDFTREEWGQLGPAQRTLYRDVMLETFGHLLSVGPELPKPDVISQLEQGAELWMVERGIAQGRCPGWEPGPENQVPPTEQGLLAKELSCITEREGFLGDAACPATQGEGWDCEGQVKVPEKDQDSSRHLEFCQEEAPVQNKSYESLRLGETCLPSSDLNLFPEVPQREYFHTLDSQVTDSESHSHSISQQTGSSGEQPNDGGDCSTASRPAVPEVELTPGPVQEKPYKCVDCGKSFNHNAHLTVHRRIHTGERPYMCKECGKAFSQNSSLVQHERIHTGDKPYKCAECGKSFCHSTHLTVHRRIHTGEKPYACQDCGRAFNQNSSLGRHKRTHTGEKPYTCSVCGKSFSRTTCLFLHLRTHTEERPYECNHCGKGFRHSSSLAQHQRKHAGEKPYECRQRLIFAQAAALTKHEWACEKPVNPGERAQRSDRPFKCSQCGKCFIQSSHLIRHQVTHTREEPRGRNRRRREQPLGRSSHQHVHAGENPGGGPKAGQPAGRALALFDIHEVMQEKNPVHVIGVEETSVGTSVLLDVRDST; this comes from the exons ATGGATCCCGAGCAGGGGGCGGCCGCATTGGCGACGGCTACGGGGCCTTCGACGGAACGGCTTCAG GAGCCAGTGACCTTCCGGGATGTGGCAGTGGACTTCACTCGGGAGGAGTGGGGACAGCTGGGCCCTGCCCAGAGGACCCTGTATCGTGACGTGATGCTGGAGACCTTTGGGCATCTGCTCTCTGTGG GACCTGAGCTTCCCAAACCCGATGTCATCTCCCAGCTGGAGCAAGGAGCTGAGCTATGGATGGTGGAGAGAGGAATTGCCCAGGGACGCTGTCCTG GCTGGGAGCCTGGACCTGAAAACCAAGTGCCACCCACAGAGCAGGGCCTTCTTGCAAAGGAGCTGTCCTGCATCACGgaaagggaaggcttcctgggggacGCTGCCTGTCCTGCCACACAAGGGGAAGGCTGGGACTGTGAGGGCCAGGTCAAGGTGCCTGAGAAGGACCAGGATAGTTCGAGGCACTTGGAATTTTGCCAGGAGGAAGCACCAGTTCAAAATAAAAGCTATGAAAGTCTCAGACTTGGGGAAACCTGTCTCCCAAGTTCAGACCTAAACCtgttcccagaggttcctcagagAGAATATTTCCATACTTTGGACTCACAGGTCACAGATTCAGAGAGTCATTCACACTCCATCAGTCAGCAGACAGGCTCTTCAGGGGAGCAGCCGAATGACGGTGGTGACTGCAGTACAGCCTCCCGTCCGGCTGTTCCCGAGGTGGAGCTCACACCAGGCCCCGTGCAGGAAAAACCCTACAAGTGTGTGGACTGCGGGAAGTCCTTCAACCACAATGCGCACCTCACTGTGCACAGGAGGATCCACACAGGGGAGAGACCTTACATGTGCAAGGAGTGCGGGAAAGCCTTCAGCCAGAACTCCTCTCTGGTGCAGCATGAGCGCATCCACACGGGAGACAAGCCCTACAAGTGTGCAGAGTGCGGGAAGTCCTTCTGCCACAGCACACACCTCACCGTGCACCGCAGGATCCACACTGGCGAGAAGCCCTATGCATGCCAGGACTGCGGAAGGGCCTTCAATCAGAACTCCTCGCTGGGCCGCCACAAGCGGACCCACACCGGAGAGAAGCCGTATACCTGCAGCGTGTGTGGGAAGTCCTTCTCACGGACCACATGCCTGTTCCTACACCTGCGGACTCACACTGAAGAGCGGCCCTACGAGTGCAACCACTGTGGCAAGGGCTTCCGGCACAGCTCCTCGCTGGCGCAGCACCAGCGCAAGCATGCTGGGGAGAAGCCCTACGAATGCCGCCAGAGGCTGATCTTTGCGCAGGCAGCTGCTCTCACCAAGCATGAGTGGGCCTGTGAAAAGCCCGTGAATCCAGGGGAGAGGGCTCAGCGGAGTGACAGGCCCTTCAAGTGCAGTCAGTGCGGCAAGTGCTTCATTCAGAGCTCGCACCTCATCAGACACCAAGTGACTCACACCAGAGAAGAGCCTCGTGGGCGGAATCGGAGGCGGAGGGAGCAGCCCCTGGGCCGCAGCTCTCATCAGCATGTGCATGCAGGTGAGAACCCTGGGGGCGGGCCGAAGGCAGGACAGCCTGCGGGCAGGGCACTTGCCCTCTTTGACATCCACGAAGTCATGCAAGAGAAAAACCCAGTGCATGTTATTGGAGTAGAAGAAACTTCAGTGGGAACTTCTGTGTTGTTGGACGTCAGAGACTCCACATAG
- the ZNF8 gene encoding zinc finger protein 8 isoform X1: MDPEQGAAALATATGPSTERLQEPVTFRDVAVDFTREEWGQLGPAQRTLYRDVMLETFGHLLSVGPELPKPDVISQLEQGAELWMVERGIAQGRCPGENPPGWEPGPENQVPPTEQGLLAKELSCITEREGFLGDAACPATQGEGWDCEGQVKVPEKDQDSSRHLEFCQEEAPVQNKSYESLRLGETCLPSSDLNLFPEVPQREYFHTLDSQVTDSESHSHSISQQTGSSGEQPNDGGDCSTASRPAVPEVELTPGPVQEKPYKCVDCGKSFNHNAHLTVHRRIHTGERPYMCKECGKAFSQNSSLVQHERIHTGDKPYKCAECGKSFCHSTHLTVHRRIHTGEKPYACQDCGRAFNQNSSLGRHKRTHTGEKPYTCSVCGKSFSRTTCLFLHLRTHTEERPYECNHCGKGFRHSSSLAQHQRKHAGEKPYECRQRLIFAQAAALTKHEWACEKPVNPGERAQRSDRPFKCSQCGKCFIQSSHLIRHQVTHTREEPRGRNRRRREQPLGRSSHQHVHAGENPGGGPKAGQPAGRALALFDIHEVMQEKNPVHVIGVEETSVGTSVLLDVRDST; encoded by the exons ATGGATCCCGAGCAGGGGGCGGCCGCATTGGCGACGGCTACGGGGCCTTCGACGGAACGGCTTCAG GAGCCAGTGACCTTCCGGGATGTGGCAGTGGACTTCACTCGGGAGGAGTGGGGACAGCTGGGCCCTGCCCAGAGGACCCTGTATCGTGACGTGATGCTGGAGACCTTTGGGCATCTGCTCTCTGTGG GACCTGAGCTTCCCAAACCCGATGTCATCTCCCAGCTGGAGCAAGGAGCTGAGCTATGGATGGTGGAGAGAGGAATTGCCCAGGGACGCTGTCCTGGTGAGAACCCACCAG GCTGGGAGCCTGGACCTGAAAACCAAGTGCCACCCACAGAGCAGGGCCTTCTTGCAAAGGAGCTGTCCTGCATCACGgaaagggaaggcttcctgggggacGCTGCCTGTCCTGCCACACAAGGGGAAGGCTGGGACTGTGAGGGCCAGGTCAAGGTGCCTGAGAAGGACCAGGATAGTTCGAGGCACTTGGAATTTTGCCAGGAGGAAGCACCAGTTCAAAATAAAAGCTATGAAAGTCTCAGACTTGGGGAAACCTGTCTCCCAAGTTCAGACCTAAACCtgttcccagaggttcctcagagAGAATATTTCCATACTTTGGACTCACAGGTCACAGATTCAGAGAGTCATTCACACTCCATCAGTCAGCAGACAGGCTCTTCAGGGGAGCAGCCGAATGACGGTGGTGACTGCAGTACAGCCTCCCGTCCGGCTGTTCCCGAGGTGGAGCTCACACCAGGCCCCGTGCAGGAAAAACCCTACAAGTGTGTGGACTGCGGGAAGTCCTTCAACCACAATGCGCACCTCACTGTGCACAGGAGGATCCACACAGGGGAGAGACCTTACATGTGCAAGGAGTGCGGGAAAGCCTTCAGCCAGAACTCCTCTCTGGTGCAGCATGAGCGCATCCACACGGGAGACAAGCCCTACAAGTGTGCAGAGTGCGGGAAGTCCTTCTGCCACAGCACACACCTCACCGTGCACCGCAGGATCCACACTGGCGAGAAGCCCTATGCATGCCAGGACTGCGGAAGGGCCTTCAATCAGAACTCCTCGCTGGGCCGCCACAAGCGGACCCACACCGGAGAGAAGCCGTATACCTGCAGCGTGTGTGGGAAGTCCTTCTCACGGACCACATGCCTGTTCCTACACCTGCGGACTCACACTGAAGAGCGGCCCTACGAGTGCAACCACTGTGGCAAGGGCTTCCGGCACAGCTCCTCGCTGGCGCAGCACCAGCGCAAGCATGCTGGGGAGAAGCCCTACGAATGCCGCCAGAGGCTGATCTTTGCGCAGGCAGCTGCTCTCACCAAGCATGAGTGGGCCTGTGAAAAGCCCGTGAATCCAGGGGAGAGGGCTCAGCGGAGTGACAGGCCCTTCAAGTGCAGTCAGTGCGGCAAGTGCTTCATTCAGAGCTCGCACCTCATCAGACACCAAGTGACTCACACCAGAGAAGAGCCTCGTGGGCGGAATCGGAGGCGGAGGGAGCAGCCCCTGGGCCGCAGCTCTCATCAGCATGTGCATGCAGGTGAGAACCCTGGGGGCGGGCCGAAGGCAGGACAGCCTGCGGGCAGGGCACTTGCCCTCTTTGACATCCACGAAGTCATGCAAGAGAAAAACCCAGTGCATGTTATTGGAGTAGAAGAAACTTCAGTGGGAACTTCTGTGTTGTTGGACGTCAGAGACTCCACATAG